From Scatophagus argus isolate fScaArg1 chromosome 2, fScaArg1.pri, whole genome shotgun sequence, a single genomic window includes:
- the coro2aa gene encoding coronin-2A isoform X1, whose translation MTVSKMTWRPQYRSSKFRHVFGKAATKESCYDGVPITRSVQDNNFCAVNPRFLAVITECAGGGAFLVLPVHHTGKVDPQHPRVSGHRGNVLDIKWNPFNDYCIASCSEDTTVKVWEIPPHGVLKNLTVSWKELQGHSRRVGLIEWHPTANNILFSTAYDYQVMIWNLDCPEQVIKNPVRTITHHTDVVLSMSFNTDGSLFATTCKDRKVRLMEPRSGNLLQEGSCKTHKVSKVLILGNMKMLLTTGTSRWNDRQITLWDQDDLSVPLLQENLDGSSGVLFPFYDPDTHMLYLAGKGDGNIRYYEISSEKPYIHYLTEYRSHLPQKGLGVMPKRGLDVSSCEVFRFYKLVTIKSIIEPLSMIVPRRSESYQEDIYPMTAGNKPALTAEEWLSGIDKGPVLISLKPGSQIAESYSEMNKGVGNSLDARRSQSRPGLLQLAYIQDQLGTKDSKEDSSQTVDDKSRIPFSNGDDLALCSPPRTENELLMKFHKQQEEIRRLRELLQQREVRVKQLELEIKNIKNSQSQSSL comes from the exons ATGACATGGCGTCCTCAGTACCGCAGCTCCAAGTTTCGCCACGTGTTTGGTAAGGCCGCCACCAAGGAGAGCTGCTATGATGGCGTGCCAATCACACGCAGTGTCCAGGACAACAACTTCTGTGCTGTCAACCCACGTTTCCTGGCAGTCATCACTGAGTGTGCCGGGGGAGGGGCCTTCCTGGTCCTGCCTGTCCATCAT ACAGGTAAAGTGGACCCTCAGCACCCCAGAGTATCGGGCCACAGAGGCAACGTGTTAGACATCAAGTGGAATCCCTTCAATGACTACTGCATCGCCTCCTGCTCGGAGGACACCACG gtgAAAGTGTGGGAAATCCCTCCTCATGGTGTGCTGAAGAACCTCACAGTATCGTGGAAGGAACTTCAGGGTCACAGCCGCAGAGTGGGCCTCATTGAGTGGCACCCGACTGCTAACAACATCCTGTTCAGTACGGCCTACGACTACCAG GTGATGATCTGGAACCTGGACTGTCCAGAGCAGGTGATAAAGAATCCTGTGCGGACAATCACCCACCACACAGACGTCGTCCTCTCCATGTCTTTCAACACAGACGGCAGCCTGTTTGCCACCACCTGCAAGGACAGGAAGGTCCGACTAATGGAGCCACGCTCGGGAAACCTGCTGCAG GAAGGCAGCTGCAAGACGCACAAAGTCAGCAAGGTCCTCATCCTGGGTAACATGAAGATGCTCCTCACCACGGGCACTTCACGTTGGAACGACCGACAGATCACTTTGTGGGATCag GACGATCTGTCTGTGCCTTTGTTACAAGAGAACCTGGATGGCTCGTCAGGAGTCCTTTTCCCTTTCTAcgaccctgacacacacatgctttatCTTGCAGGGAAG GGTGACGGAAATATAAGGTACTATGAGATCAGCTCGGAAAAACCGTATATCCATTACCTAACAGAGTACCGCTCGCACCTACCTCAGAAAGGATTGg GTGTGATGCCAAAGAGAGGCCTTGACGTGAGCTCCTGTGAGGTGTTCAGGTTCTACAAGCTGGTGACAATCAAGAGCATCATTGAGCCTCTCTCCATGATTGTACCGCGCAGG TCGGAGTCGTACCAAGAAGACATTTATCCAATGACGGCTGGTAACAAgcctgctttgactgcagaGGAGTGGCTCAGCGGCATCGATAAAG GCCCAGTGCTCATATCTCTGAAGCCTGGAAGTCAGATAGCAGAGTCGTATTCGGAGATGAACAAGGGGGTGGGAAACTCGCTGGACGCTCGCAGGTCTCAGAGCAGGCCGGGCTTGCTGCAGCTGGCGTACATTCAGGACCAACTGGGAACCAAAGACAGCAAGGAGGACAGCAGCCAAACAGTGGACGACAAGAGTCGGATACCCTTCAGCAACGGAGATGACCTCGCACTTTGCTCTCCTCCTCGAACAGAGAATGAG CTGCTTATGAAGTTCcacaagcagcaggaggaaatcCGACGGTTGAGGGagctcctccagcagagggAGGTGCGCGTCaaacagctggagctggagattAAGAACATCAAAAACTCCCAGTCTCAGAGCTCACTTTAA
- the anp32b gene encoding acidic leucine-rich nuclear phosphoprotein 32 family member B isoform X3, producing MGSYFFALPHLREIRLLIAVAEQVRELVLDNCRSFEGKIEGLTAEFVNLEFLSLINVGLISVSNLPKLGKLKKLELSDNRISGGLDVLAEKLPNLTHLNLSGNKLKDISTLEPLKKLDNLKSLDLFNCEVTNLNDYRESVFKLLPQLTYLDGYDMEDREASDSDGEVDGDGVDDDEDEEGEEEEDEDGEEEDFDEEEDDEEDEEEVEGEEDDDEVSGEDEEEDFGQDGEVDEEDEDEDEDDDEAESGRGEKRKRDPEDEDDEDEDEDDD from the exons TGCCGTGGCCGaacaa gTACGAGAACTTGTCCTTGACAATTGTCGGTCATTTGAAGGAAAAATCGAAGGCCTCACAGCTGAGTTTGTCAACCTGGAGTTCCTCAGTTTGATAAACGTTGGCTTAATCTCAGTCTCCAACCTGCCTAAACTAGGAAAGCTCAAGAAG CTGGAGTTGAGTGACAACAGAATCAGTGGCGGCCTTGATGTTTTAGCAGAGAAACTCCCCAACCTCACACATCTAAACCTGAGTGGCAACAAATTGAAAGACATCAGCACATTGGAACCATTG AAAAAGCTGGATAACCTGAAGAGTTTGGACCTGTTCAACTGTGAAGTAACAAACCTGAATGActacagagagagtgtgttcaAGTTGCTGCCCCAGCTTACCTACCTGGATGGCTATGACATGGAGGACAGGGAAGCCTCTGACTCTGACGGAGAGGTGGACGGAGACGGTgtagatgatgatgaagacgagG agggagaggaggaggaagatgaggacggagaggaggaggactttgatgaggaagaggatgatgaggaagatgaagaggaggtagaaggagaagaagatgatgatgaggtcaGCGGAGAAGATGAg GAGGAAGATTTTGGTCAGGATGGGGAGgtggatgaagaagatgaagatgaggatgaggatgatgatg aagCAGAATCTGGCAGAGGCGAGAAGAGAAAGCGAGACCCAGAGGATGAGGAtgacgaggacgaggacgaaGACGACGACTAA
- the coro2aa gene encoding coronin-2A isoform X2, protein MTWRPQYRSSKFRHVFGKAATKESCYDGVPITRSVQDNNFCAVNPRFLAVITECAGGGAFLVLPVHHTGKVDPQHPRVSGHRGNVLDIKWNPFNDYCIASCSEDTTVKVWEIPPHGVLKNLTVSWKELQGHSRRVGLIEWHPTANNILFSTAYDYQVMIWNLDCPEQVIKNPVRTITHHTDVVLSMSFNTDGSLFATTCKDRKVRLMEPRSGNLLQEGSCKTHKVSKVLILGNMKMLLTTGTSRWNDRQITLWDQDDLSVPLLQENLDGSSGVLFPFYDPDTHMLYLAGKGDGNIRYYEISSEKPYIHYLTEYRSHLPQKGLGVMPKRGLDVSSCEVFRFYKLVTIKSIIEPLSMIVPRRSESYQEDIYPMTAGNKPALTAEEWLSGIDKGPVLISLKPGSQIAESYSEMNKGVGNSLDARRSQSRPGLLQLAYIQDQLGTKDSKEDSSQTVDDKSRIPFSNGDDLALCSPPRTENELLMKFHKQQEEIRRLRELLQQREVRVKQLELEIKNIKNSQSQSSL, encoded by the exons ATGACATGGCGTCCTCAGTACCGCAGCTCCAAGTTTCGCCACGTGTTTGGTAAGGCCGCCACCAAGGAGAGCTGCTATGATGGCGTGCCAATCACACGCAGTGTCCAGGACAACAACTTCTGTGCTGTCAACCCACGTTTCCTGGCAGTCATCACTGAGTGTGCCGGGGGAGGGGCCTTCCTGGTCCTGCCTGTCCATCAT ACAGGTAAAGTGGACCCTCAGCACCCCAGAGTATCGGGCCACAGAGGCAACGTGTTAGACATCAAGTGGAATCCCTTCAATGACTACTGCATCGCCTCCTGCTCGGAGGACACCACG gtgAAAGTGTGGGAAATCCCTCCTCATGGTGTGCTGAAGAACCTCACAGTATCGTGGAAGGAACTTCAGGGTCACAGCCGCAGAGTGGGCCTCATTGAGTGGCACCCGACTGCTAACAACATCCTGTTCAGTACGGCCTACGACTACCAG GTGATGATCTGGAACCTGGACTGTCCAGAGCAGGTGATAAAGAATCCTGTGCGGACAATCACCCACCACACAGACGTCGTCCTCTCCATGTCTTTCAACACAGACGGCAGCCTGTTTGCCACCACCTGCAAGGACAGGAAGGTCCGACTAATGGAGCCACGCTCGGGAAACCTGCTGCAG GAAGGCAGCTGCAAGACGCACAAAGTCAGCAAGGTCCTCATCCTGGGTAACATGAAGATGCTCCTCACCACGGGCACTTCACGTTGGAACGACCGACAGATCACTTTGTGGGATCag GACGATCTGTCTGTGCCTTTGTTACAAGAGAACCTGGATGGCTCGTCAGGAGTCCTTTTCCCTTTCTAcgaccctgacacacacatgctttatCTTGCAGGGAAG GGTGACGGAAATATAAGGTACTATGAGATCAGCTCGGAAAAACCGTATATCCATTACCTAACAGAGTACCGCTCGCACCTACCTCAGAAAGGATTGg GTGTGATGCCAAAGAGAGGCCTTGACGTGAGCTCCTGTGAGGTGTTCAGGTTCTACAAGCTGGTGACAATCAAGAGCATCATTGAGCCTCTCTCCATGATTGTACCGCGCAGG TCGGAGTCGTACCAAGAAGACATTTATCCAATGACGGCTGGTAACAAgcctgctttgactgcagaGGAGTGGCTCAGCGGCATCGATAAAG GCCCAGTGCTCATATCTCTGAAGCCTGGAAGTCAGATAGCAGAGTCGTATTCGGAGATGAACAAGGGGGTGGGAAACTCGCTGGACGCTCGCAGGTCTCAGAGCAGGCCGGGCTTGCTGCAGCTGGCGTACATTCAGGACCAACTGGGAACCAAAGACAGCAAGGAGGACAGCAGCCAAACAGTGGACGACAAGAGTCGGATACCCTTCAGCAACGGAGATGACCTCGCACTTTGCTCTCCTCCTCGAACAGAGAATGAG CTGCTTATGAAGTTCcacaagcagcaggaggaaatcCGACGGTTGAGGGagctcctccagcagagggAGGTGCGCGTCaaacagctggagctggagattAAGAACATCAAAAACTCCCAGTCTCAGAGCTCACTTTAA
- the anp32b gene encoding acidic leucine-rich nuclear phosphoprotein 32 family member B isoform X4: protein MDMKKRIHLELRNRTPSDVRELVLDNCRSFEGKIEGLTAEFVNLEFLSLINVGLISVSNLPKLGKLKKLELSDNRISGGLDVLAEKLPNLTHLNLSGNKLKDISTLEPLKKLDNLKSLDLFNCEVTNLNDYRESVFKLLPQLTYLDGYDMEDREASDSDGEVDGDGVDDDEDEEGEEEEDEDGEEEDFDEEEDDEEDEEEVEGEEDDDEVSGEDEEEDFGQDGEVDEEDEDEDEDDDEAESGRGEKRKRDPEDEDDEDEDEDDD from the exons gTACGAGAACTTGTCCTTGACAATTGTCGGTCATTTGAAGGAAAAATCGAAGGCCTCACAGCTGAGTTTGTCAACCTGGAGTTCCTCAGTTTGATAAACGTTGGCTTAATCTCAGTCTCCAACCTGCCTAAACTAGGAAAGCTCAAGAAG CTGGAGTTGAGTGACAACAGAATCAGTGGCGGCCTTGATGTTTTAGCAGAGAAACTCCCCAACCTCACACATCTAAACCTGAGTGGCAACAAATTGAAAGACATCAGCACATTGGAACCATTG AAAAAGCTGGATAACCTGAAGAGTTTGGACCTGTTCAACTGTGAAGTAACAAACCTGAATGActacagagagagtgtgttcaAGTTGCTGCCCCAGCTTACCTACCTGGATGGCTATGACATGGAGGACAGGGAAGCCTCTGACTCTGACGGAGAGGTGGACGGAGACGGTgtagatgatgatgaagacgagG agggagaggaggaggaagatgaggacggagaggaggaggactttgatgaggaagaggatgatgaggaagatgaagaggaggtagaaggagaagaagatgatgatgaggtcaGCGGAGAAGATGAg GAGGAAGATTTTGGTCAGGATGGGGAGgtggatgaagaagatgaagatgaggatgaggatgatgatg aagCAGAATCTGGCAGAGGCGAGAAGAGAAAGCGAGACCCAGAGGATGAGGAtgacgaggacgaggacgaaGACGACGACTAA